The following coding sequences lie in one Spinacia oleracea cultivar Varoflay chromosome 1, BTI_SOV_V1, whole genome shotgun sequence genomic window:
- the LOC130465996 gene encoding uncharacterized protein gives MRHSDRKHKGDHNRSDSRPWRAPVERAVTAPKKAVGISTRNRHCEKSKKQVWVEKVQTHIAKVIKALAVIAPISVTTPVPETELVIGLEAAKVTEALATMEVGAKEPIISMNIDVGMVEKPSGATFANADLYKILFSDGVELE, from the coding sequence ATGAGGCATTCTGACCGCAAGCATAAGGGAGATCATAACCGTTCTGATTCTAGACCCTGGAGAGCACCCGTTGAGCGTGCTGTGACTGCGCCCAAGAAGGCTGTGGGGATTTCTACTAGAAATCGCCACTGTGAGAAGAGTAAGAAACAGGTGTGGGTGGAGAAGGTTCAAACTCATATTGCCAAGGTGATCAAGGCTCTGGCCGTGATTGCACCTATTTCAGTTACTACTCCTGTACCTGAGACTGAGTTGGTGATTGGTCTTGAAGCTGCTAAAGTTACCGAGGCTCTGGCGACCATGGAAGTGGGTGCGAAAGAGCCTATTATTTCCATGAACATTGATGTAGGAATGGTAGAGAAGCCATCTGGTGCAACTTTTGCAAATGCCGACCTCTACAAGATTTTGTTTTCTGACGGTGTAGAATTAGAATAG
- the LOC130465495 gene encoding dehydrogenase/reductase SDR family member FEY-like, whose protein sequence is MGDGWEMAMERQVMEEGLRESDPYLQLLLVNWCQQLAESGAHVVMAVRNPKTANELIQKWQTDWSGKGLPLNIEVMELDLLSLDSVAQFAEAWNAGLGPLHVLINNAGIFSIGGSFPYYLYILSPDICYRITLVIVMVFSILCSHHLLFCLLFANATFL, encoded by the exons ATGGGGGATGGATGGGAAATGGCGATGGAGAGGCAAGTGATGGAGGAGGGATTGCGGGAATCAGACCCATACCTTCAACTGTTATTGGTGAATTGGTGTCA GCAACTGGCAGAGTCTGGTGCACATGTTGTCATGGCTGTGAGGAATCCTAAAACAGCTAATGAGCTGATCCAAAAATGGCAAACTGACTGGTCTGGGAAAGGCCTTCCTCTAAATATTGAG GTTATGGAACTTGATTTGCTATCTTTGGACTCTGTTGCGCAATTTGCAGAAGCCTGGAATGCAGGATTAGGACCTTTGCATGTACTAATAAATAATGCTGGAATATTTTCCATTGGAGGTTCGTTTCCTTATTACTTGTATATCCTTTCCCCTGATATTTGCTACAGGATAACCTTAGTCATTGTCATGGTCTTTTCTATTTTATGTTCTCACCACTTGCTTTTCTGCCTCCTTTTTGCGAATGCAACTTTCTTGTAA